The Oscillospiraceae bacterium genome contains a region encoding:
- a CDS encoding sodium:solute symporter family protein yields the protein MVIKIVLLVVFFAAMIAVGLYCHKKSTDVNGFVLGGRSVGPWLTAFAYGTSYFSAVIFVGYAGQFGWKFGIASTWIGLGNAFLGSLLAWVVLGRRTRLQTQHLSTATMPEYFGKRYQSDALKIVASIIVFIFLIPYTASLYNGLSRLFEMAFPGISYSTCVIVMAVLTGVYVTAGGYMATAINDFIQGIIMIGGIIAVIATVLNGHGGFSASLAALANVPSATPAGEALPGGFASFFGPDPVNLLCVVVLTSLGTWGLPQMVQKFYAIKNEKAIAKGTVISTIFAVIVAGGCYFLGGFGRISGLDYTAATPQGGFDAIIPKMLENLPDLLIGVVIILVLSASMSTLSSLVLASSSTLTLDMIKGHMIKKMSEKKQVLIMRILITVFIAISAFIAINKDKLGYIADMMGISWGALAGAFLAPFLYGLYGKWVSRASVWASFIFGSGIMVLNMFFRASFPPFLQSPINCGALAMVGGLIIVPIVSMFTPKQNKETVDAMFTCYDLEVTTKSVNSLTEI from the coding sequence ATGGTAATAAAAATTGTTCTTTTGGTAGTGTTTTTTGCAGCAATGATTGCAGTTGGACTGTACTGCCATAAAAAATCCACAGATGTCAACGGATTTGTGCTGGGCGGGCGCTCAGTCGGTCCTTGGCTTACCGCATTTGCATACGGCACAAGCTATTTTTCCGCCGTCATCTTTGTCGGATACGCAGGTCAGTTCGGCTGGAAATTCGGCATAGCTTCCACCTGGATAGGGCTGGGAAATGCATTTCTCGGTTCGTTATTGGCATGGGTAGTTCTGGGACGCAGAACAAGGCTCCAGACACAGCACCTTTCCACCGCAACCATGCCCGAATATTTCGGGAAAAGATATCAGAGCGATGCCTTGAAAATAGTCGCTTCGATAATTGTATTCATTTTTCTTATCCCCTACACCGCTTCGCTTTACAACGGTCTTTCGAGACTTTTTGAAATGGCGTTCCCCGGAATTTCATACAGCACCTGCGTTATCGTTATGGCTGTACTGACCGGTGTGTACGTAACTGCCGGCGGATATATGGCTACCGCCATTAACGATTTTATTCAGGGAATAATCATGATAGGGGGTATTATTGCTGTAATTGCCACAGTGCTGAACGGTCACGGCGGATTTTCCGCATCACTTGCTGCGCTTGCCAATGTACCCTCCGCAACTCCTGCAGGCGAAGCGTTACCCGGCGGATTTGCTTCATTCTTCGGACCGGACCCTGTAAACCTTTTATGCGTTGTTGTTCTTACTTCACTGGGTACATGGGGACTTCCTCAGATGGTACAGAAATTCTACGCCATCAAAAATGAAAAAGCTATCGCCAAGGGTACTGTCATTTCTACAATATTTGCAGTTATTGTGGCAGGCGGATGTTATTTTCTGGGCGGCTTCGGCAGAATTTCGGGGCTTGACTACACCGCCGCAACACCACAAGGCGGCTTTGATGCCATAATCCCAAAAATGCTTGAAAATTTGCCCGATCTGCTCATCGGGGTAGTAATAATACTGGTACTTTCTGCATCCATGTCAACGCTTTCTTCACTGGTTCTGGCTTCCAGCTCCACTCTGACCCTCGACATGATAAAGGGCCATATGATAAAGAAGATGAGTGAAAAGAAACAGGTTCTTATAATGAGAATACTCATTACAGTGTTTATCGCAATTTCCGCTTTCATCGCCATCAACAAGGATAAATTGGGATATATCGCCGACATGATGGGAATTTCCTGGGGTGCACTGGCAGGTGCTTTCCTTGCACCATTCCTGTATGGTCTGTACGGAAAATGGGTGTCCCGCGCTTCCGTTTGGGCAAGCTTCATTTTCGGCTCCGGAATAATGGTACTCAATATGTTCTTCAGAGCAAGCTTCCCGCCTTTCCTGCAGTCTCCGATAAACTGCGGTGCTCTCGCCATGGTAGGAGGACTGATAATAGTCCCCATAGTCAGCATGTTTACGCCCAAGCAAAACAAGGAAACTGTCGATGCCATGTTTACATGCTATGACCTGGAGGTAACCACAAAAAGCGTAAATTCCCTTACAGAAATATGA
- a CDS encoding sensory rhodopsin transducer, with product MNNENGKLNWVFADGELPPKGDNPDFPGHESLMITNVNKEDAKITIDILFDDRDPIKGLTCTVGAERVKCLRLDKKICDQEFQIPYGQYALVVHSNIPVVAVFGRLDVRQTNMSFYSVQGYGY from the coding sequence ATGAACAACGAAAACGGAAAGCTTAACTGGGTATTCGCAGACGGCGAACTTCCCCCGAAGGGTGACAATCCGGATTTTCCCGGTCATGAGTCGCTTATGATAACCAATGTCAACAAAGAGGATGCCAAGATAACTATCGATATTCTTTTTGACGATCGCGATCCCATCAAGGGTCTCACATGTACTGTGGGTGCCGAAAGAGTAAAATGTCTCAGACTTGACAAAAAAATCTGTGATCAGGAGTTCCAGATTCCTTACGGTCAGTATGCACTTGTAGTACACAGCAATATTCCCGTTGTTGCTGTATTCGGCAGACTTGATGTACGTCAGACCAACATGTCATTCTACTCTGTTCAGGGTTACGGATATTAA